The following coding sequences are from one bacterium window:
- a CDS encoding type IV toxin-antitoxin system AbiEi family antitoxin domain-containing protein: MNARNNQKHTRLGVEMVRKLSEDGKRIFTTQDARKVASFCGIADSYVLESLHHLSNTGWVVRLKRGLYVISSSFPGMTPIHEFEIAMALVHPAAISHWSAMHFHGMTEQVPQRVYVTTTQAIVGSRSAKDRDKNRRSFSREINGVLYEFVRVKPERFFGVKDYWVGEAKVTITDPERTLIDGLIAPKHFGDWAEVYSAFESHFSELDLNKMVDYSLRLDAAVVKRLGWIFEKLNAENSILQRLEDVPIKGYRILDPTGPRKGHCNKRWMIQENLPGRTIR, encoded by the coding sequence ATGAATGCAAGAAATAATCAAAAGCATACTCGGTTAGGTGTGGAAATGGTGAGAAAGTTATCTGAGGACGGAAAGCGCATATTTACCACACAAGATGCACGAAAGGTTGCATCTTTTTGTGGAATAGCAGATAGTTATGTGCTTGAATCCTTGCACCATCTTTCAAATACTGGCTGGGTAGTCCGTCTTAAGAGGGGCCTATATGTTATCTCCTCATCTTTTCCGGGTATGACCCCCATCCATGAATTTGAGATTGCCATGGCCCTGGTTCATCCAGCTGCGATAAGTCACTGGTCTGCCATGCATTTTCATGGGATGACAGAACAGGTACCACAAAGAGTATATGTTACAACTACTCAGGCAATCGTTGGATCAAGGTCAGCCAAGGACCGAGATAAGAATCGGAGAAGTTTCAGCAGAGAGATAAACGGTGTCTTGTATGAGTTTGTTAGGGTAAAGCCTGAAAGATTTTTCGGCGTTAAGGATTATTGGGTTGGAGAAGCTAAGGTGACCATAACCGACCCTGAAAGAACTCTCATAGATGGACTTATTGCTCCCAAGCACTTTGGTGATTGGGCGGAAGTCTATTCTGCATTTGAATCCCATTTTTCTGAGCTTGATTTGAATAAGATGGTTGACTATTCTTTACGACTCGATGCTGCTGTGGTGAAGAGATTGGGTTGGATATTTGAAAAGCTGAATGCAGAAAATTCGATATTACAAAGGCTTGAAGATGTTCCTATTAAGGGATACCGGATTCTTGACCCTACAGGACCCAGAAAGGGACATTGCAACAAGAGATGGATGATTCAGGAAAATCTTCCCGGAAGGACAATCAGATGA
- a CDS encoding nucleotidyl transferase AbiEii/AbiGii toxin family protein: MKPLRKRLEEARKNTGLPWEIIERDYILSWVLAGIGVNEKLRNDLIFKGGTALKKCYFGEYRFSEDLDFTAKESIPRGDKLEKEIQKTCGLATDLAQEFSPLELRADRYTEKEPHPTAQEAFNIRGKFPWHHEFLAKVMIEITVDEPIKTEPIMKKIIHGYGEEISQEVFVYSLEEIIAEKLRALLQHLQKLEDRGWSRSRARDYYDLWKILNHHPDQVRMEILPSLFLEKCRVRKVEFKGPEEFFNKILLDYVERTWEQWLGPLVPDLPSFNPVIDNLKQSLFNLFKSGKY, from the coding sequence ATGAAACCATTAAGAAAAAGACTTGAAGAAGCAAGGAAGAATACAGGACTACCATGGGAGATAATCGAGCGCGATTATATTTTATCTTGGGTTTTAGCAGGTATTGGAGTCAATGAGAAATTGCGTAACGATCTTATCTTCAAAGGCGGAACAGCCTTAAAGAAATGCTACTTTGGCGAATACAGATTTTCGGAGGACCTTGATTTTACTGCTAAGGAAAGTATCCCAAGGGGAGACAAGCTTGAAAAAGAAATTCAGAAAACTTGTGGGTTAGCTACTGACCTGGCTCAAGAATTTTCTCCTCTTGAATTAAGGGCAGACAGATACACAGAGAAGGAACCCCATCCCACTGCTCAAGAAGCCTTTAATATAAGAGGTAAATTTCCCTGGCATCATGAATTTCTGGCAAAGGTGATGATTGAGATTACTGTGGATGAACCAATAAAGACCGAACCTATAATGAAAAAGATAATTCATGGTTATGGAGAAGAAATTTCTCAGGAAGTATTTGTATATTCGCTTGAAGAGATTATAGCTGAGAAACTGCGGGCTTTGTTACAACACCTTCAAAAACTGGAAGATCGTGGCTGGAGTCGATCACGAGCAAGGGATTATTATGATCTTTGGAAAATATTGAATCATCACCCTGACCAGGTAAGGATGGAAATTTTACCAAGTCTCTTTTTAGAAAAATGCAGGGTTCGGAAAGTTGAGTTTAAGGGACCTGAAGAATTTTTCAATAAAATTTTATTAGATTACGTTGAGCGGACTTGGGAGCAATGGTTAGGCCCACTGGTTCCTGATTTACCATCATTTAATCCTGTTATAGACAATCTTAAGCAGAGCCTTTTTAATTTATTCAAATCTGGCAAGTACTGA